GTGAGAGCTACTTTATGCGAATTTTTAATGAAAATGTAGGAATGAGCGCAATAAAATACATTAATCACTGCCGTATCCAGAATGCCGCTCATGAGCTGGAAGAGACAAATCGTCCGGTGATGGACATCGCAATGGATAATGGTTTCCCCAACATCTCATATTTCAATCTACAGTTTAAGAGGGAATTTGGAATGACACCTCAGAAATTCAGACAGAATTTTAGAGGGGCAAAATGACTTGCTACAAGGTTACTCCATCCTTAAATCTTCCGGTTGTAAATAGGATAAGATGTGCCCCTGCAGCAGTTAAGTCAGTCGTTGACACCATATCATTCTATTCCTCAGGAATATTTCCGTAAGCGGAAACAGCCTCATCCACTGTCATTTCTCCGTTGCCTACAGCGTAGATAGCAGCCCTGAATTGTCTGACCGCCGGATCCAGAAGCCCGGTTTCCTTGTCACTAAAGCTCCTGTCAGAAGGAATATCGGAGAGTGCAGAATAAAGCTCGTCAGTCGAATAATCATCTACAGGCGTAATCAGACGTTTTAATCCGGCCATGTTCCCAAGTTCTTCCTTGCTGATCAGAAACCGCATGAATTCATTGGCCATATCTATGTTCCTGCTGTGACTGTTAACGGAAAAGCAAACACTGATAGAATTGATAAAATAACCCCCGTCGTCACCTGCAGGAGCGGTAAAGAATCTGTATTTAAACGGATGTGCCGAAAAAGCTTCAGACTTACTCTCTCTCTTAGCCGTTCCGGAAACCACATCACCTGTAGCAAACATCATCGGTACATCACCCTCAAAAAATCTCATTATCACCGAATCATATTCGTCGATTATTTCTTCCTGACATTTTGCCACATCTATGCAATCGGAATTCACAAATTCATAAAGCCTCTCCAGTGCAGGACGCATCAGTTCTCCTGATGAAGGCTCGAAATTATTGAGGGCGTCTACCTTATCGCTGTTTTTTATGATATTATAGGCAAACATCGGATAAGCAAAACAATTAAACAGCCCGGATCCGGTAAATTTATCCGCTCCCATCATGGGAGATTCATATCCTGCACTCTTAAGCTTAGCGCAGGCTTTCATAAGCTCATTAAAATTAGTTGGAACCTCTAATCCTTCTTTTTCAAAGATATCCATGTTGACAAGCATTCCGTAAGAGGTGGTAAAAATCGGGAGCATAACAACATCACCAGAATCAGTAGTTCTTATCAGAGAATCCCTTATACAGGAATAATCAATGTTGGCAGAAGAATCTGACAAAACCTCGCAAGATTTAAACATGCTGTCATACATCTCGTTTCCAATCATCCCGCTGTTGGTCATAAAGATATCCGGTGGCTCACTGCTTACAAGGGCGCTCGAGATGACATTATTGTAATCATCCATTGTCACATACTGTAGATTTGCGCTCGGATAATATTCGTAAAAGCGCTCAAACTCTGCCTCAAGCGATTCAAAGTTACCGTAACTGCCTGCAACAGTTAAAGAAAACTCGGTATCCTTGTCATACTTAGGGACAAAGGCACTATCCTCTTTCTTTTGGCCTCCGCAGCCCTGTAAAAGAAGCATAACAGTCATACTCAAAGAAAATAACAGCCTCAGTTTTTTCTTCATAAGCATTACCTTCCTTTATATAATATCATTCGCTTTGTACTATTCCTGCAAGTCATTTAGAGGTTCAAGTTCCTTCGCCAACTGCCTGTGTCTGGCCAAAAGACCGAAAAGCTCTTTATCCAGCATTTCCGAATCACCACTATTTCCGGCCTTCTCAAGGCTTGCAGCGAATTCTCCAAGCTCCAGCGCTCCTACCATTCGTAAAGCACTCTTAAGCCCATGCACTTTTATAGTTGTATTTTGTATATCTCCTGCTTTCCAGTAGTTCTCGATTTCTTCAGCCCTCTTTTCCGCACTGCTCATGTACGTTGTAAGAGCCATAATATAATCCTCTGCATCACCACAATATTCAAGGCCCGAATCTAAATCGAGTTCATTAATATCATACAGAAATCCGGGAAGCTCATTATCTTCTGTATTATCTTCTCTATTATCCTTTTCATTATCGACAGCGTCATCCTTATCGGATACTGTATTCACCTTATCCTTCGGGAGATACTGCAATAACATCATTTCCAACCGCTCGGCATCAATTGGCTTGGTGAGGTAGTCATCAAATCCGACATTTGTGTACATTTCACGCATACCCGATATGGCATTGGCAGTAAGACATATTACAGGCGTTCCTTCATTCGGAGTATTCGTCAGCTCCTTCATTTCCGTGAGGGTTTCGATGCCATCTTTGTCCGGCATCATATGATCCAGGAAGATAACATCATAATGATTATTTTTAAAAAGCGAAATGCATTCATCGCCACTTTCTGCCGTATCAATACGGAGCCCGGTCCGCTTAAGCAGGTTTACAAATACTGTAAGATTAACCGTGGTATCATCAACCACAAGTACTCTTGCGCAAGGTGCTGTGAATTTCTCATGATAAGTTGCCCTCTCGCTGGATGACCGTCTGAAGGCCTCTTCGAAATCTCCGATGGGATCCCATTTAACGACCTTCTGCTCAAGTTCAAAGGAAAAAACAGAACCCTTACCATATTCGCTTTGCACTTCAAGATGACTGCCCATCATATCAAGAAACCGTTGGACAATAGTCATCCCCAGTCCTGTTCCTTCGATGTTCCTGTTCCTTTTTTCTTCAATACGTTCAAAAGCAACAAATAACTTGTCAAGGTCTTCAGGTTTTATGCCTATACCGGTGTCTTCAACACTGATTTTAAGTATGATTGAATCAGGTTTATCCTCAGGCTTGTAAGAATTTATGGAAAAAGTTATATATCCCTGTTTGGTGTACTTTACCGCATTAGAGAGAATATTAATAATAACCTGCTTAATCCTGATCTCGTCCCCGTTAAGGACAGTTGGAATATTCCTGTCTATGTTCAGTTTTAAAGAAAGCCCTTTATCTTCCGCTTTCTTTTGCACCATATTTACAAGATCATTAAGAAGGGAAGCAAAATAGTAATCAACGTTTATAATTTCCATTTTGCCCGCTTCTATTTTGGAAAAATCCAGAATGTCGTTGATGATGCCAAGTAGAGTATTTCCCGCAGTCCTTATACTCTCTGAATACATTCTGATATTTTCATCCCGGCAATCGCGAAGTACCATTTCATTTAATCCCAGTATCGCATTCATAGGTGTACGGATATCATGGGACATGGTAGATAAGAAGTTGGATTTGGCCTCATTAGCCTGATTTGCCTGCTTAGCAGCCTCTGACAGCTTACGGTTGTAAGTCATCATGACAGCCGAATTAAACATCAAAAGAATTAAAAAGCCAAGAGTCGCTATACCAAGAAGCAACCAGTCTATCGACCTGCTTGCTACAAGGTCGTTCACAGGTATATAGGCAAGTAAAAACCATGTCGTCATAGTTTCAAGAGGTGTATAGGACAAAATACAATCCTCTTTCTTAAAGTTCTTGATGGTCATGACGCCTGTTCCACCTGCTATCTCTTTGATCACATGCTCATATTCTCCTGCCGTAGCTGCATTATATGACTTGTAGTACTCAAAGAAATTACTGTTCTTAAAGGACTTACCATGAACAACGTAATTACCTTCCTTGTCAATGAGACTTATCTCAACATTTTCGTATTCACCTTTTAGGAAAACAAGCTTTTGCTCAAGGCGACTCAAAGGAACAACTCGCATCAAAAGACCTTTTTTCAGCTCGTTGTTTTCTTTGTCAAGAACAGTCACATTATTTAAAAAAGCAATAGACTGAACTCCGTTCATAGGGTTTGTGTAGGCTCTTGTGAGACCAACAACATCTTTTGTAGCCTTCTCAGTTTCAATATTGTCAAAGATTGCTATCTTCTTATAGGAAACCGTATAGGTATCGGGATCAGATACTTTACCTGTAGTCGAGATGCCTTCTCGTTCAGGACTGTCCAAAAAGATCAGGTGTCCTTCAATTTCCGGAGAAATCTTTGCCTTTCTGATATAGGATATAGCGTCCTCTGTCGTCATCGGAGTATCGTTTTCCGCTGAACGATTGATGTAGTTTGCCCATATATCACAAAGATGCTGTTCATCCTCAAGGTAATTAGCGATGATCTGACTTGTTGTCATGGTCATCTTTTCAAAGGCGATAATCTCATTTTTGTTGCTCTCTTCTGCCTTAGTGTTCGCATACCCTATGATAAAGAACAGAATAAACCCCATTATCAAAAGATTTATTGTTATTATCAGCCATCTTTTCACCCTCAGCCCTCCGATTATAAGAAAAGAAAGTCACAAATCATTCTCCTGTGATTTCAAGCAATATGTATCCATCTTCAGGGCATACAGCTGCCTGTCCGCCGACAGCGGGAATCTTGTCTGAGAGGTCATGAACATTTTCAACCTCTTCTAAAGGATATAAGTATGCCTTAATCGGAAGATTATCATAGGCCATATACTGATTAGATTCTTTTTTAGCAAAAACAGCTATGGCATCTGTCCAATCAGTCCATTTCTCAATATCAAAGCTTATGTAGCTTTCACCGGGATTTACAACAGCTTTGGCATAGCGCATAATTGACATACCGTCGGATTCATGAATCTCATTAAAGGCTTTTGCGCCTGCTTTATTCAGGCTGCTGCTATTGACCAGCGCATATTTCACGCCACCTTCAACAGGCACATTCTCAGAAATTACTATACTGATGCAAGTACCCTTACGAAGAACAAGATTATCGTTTAGTTTTATACGGTGATAACCTGCGAAATTAAACGTTTCCGTAACACTGTCGAGCAGTACTCCATCGGTGGGTTTCTCTGCATCCTCATTAAGCATAAATATTTTTGCTGTAACTGTCGCATCCATATCTCCGGTCATAGCTGCAACATATTCAAGAACGCTATCATCTTCCATTTCAAATACATTATCTCCCTCTTTTTCATTATGCACTTTAGCTATTTAATCCATGCATCCTCCAAAATGTTCTCATTTTAAGTATTACAATAAACACCTCACAAAACCATTATCATTCTATGAAAAAAAGATTAAATAATAATGGTGAAGCAATACTTTAAGATTTCATCTGCAATCCTCATGGTAGACTCTCTGTGAGAAACAAGAACGACTGTCTTTTCCTTTGCTTCTTCTTTTAGAGATTTCAGGATCACGGCTTCATTCAAACTATCAAGATTACTTGTGGGTTCATCAAGGAGCATAACCTTAAGGGGTATTTTCTGCTTTTCCACATATTTGTTTAACAGTTTTTGAAAATCTTCCCCCTGTTTATCGAGCATCTTATTTACGCCAACAAGGCTAAACAGACTGCTTATCATCTTTGCCTGAATACTTGGCATTTTCATATCCTCCCGTTCTGCTAGTGTCACCAAATAAGTCAACTTTATCACTTGCCTAAATTGGCATTTCCATAAATTCATCTATTGCCTTAAGTACAGGCTCCGCATATTTCTTTCCACCAAAAAGCCACTGCTCATGCTGCATATCGAACTCCCTGATCTCAGGATCATGGAAATATTTCTTGTATCTTTTCAGATACTTCTCCCCCATTTTATTGGCATAGATAAAATGCGCTTTGGTGTGTTCTACGCTGATGTCTTCTTCAAGATGTGTCAGAAGGTCCGTGTAATACTCATTTTTAATGGACTGAGGATTAAACTTTGAAAAACAGTTCATAAACTTCTCTGCATTTTCATCATCCATTTCAAATATCTTTTTTAGCTTTTCTTTCGATTTATTTCGTTTCTCCTTGTTTCCGGTAAAGCTTGTGAGAAGCGGCACCACAAGCATCGACTGAAGCTTTGCGGATATTTTACCGCTCTGATCAAGATCCGGACTGCCAAAGATTGCATGATCTATATGCACGTTCCTTCTCATGACAAGCTGACCTACAAAACTTGAACCAAGCGAAGAACCGATAGCCCCATCAATCCTTCCGGCATGGTGTTCATTTATATAGTTCTCAATTTTTTCAGTTACTGTGATCATGTCCGGAAAGATATTATCGCTTCCATCGAATCCATCATAGTTCACACATATAAGGTGATATTTCTCAGAAAGATCCGGTATGACCGTTCCAAAATTTGTCTGCCAGTCACAGCATGTTCCAGGCAATAACATCAATGTCTTCCCTGACATATTTCCCATTTCTTCAAATTGCATTTTTCAAACACCCCTGTTTTGTCAGATTTTTGATTAAATCAACCATCATATTCCAGCAGTACTTAGCCTGCTTTCTGCACTGGAATATAGTAATACTCTCATGATGATTGACTTAACCTTAGCAAAAATGCCGCATTGGCAAGATGCGGCATTTCAGGTAGGAGATTTCTTATGACTATTTATGTCATTTATTGTTAGCTATAACTAACTTAAAAAATGTTAACATATGCTAATTAGCGTTGTCAATACATAAAACCAAAGCAATTCTCACTTTATCACGTATTATTATGACTTCCTGAACGCAGAAAATGAAAATAAGTTCAAGAATCTATGTATTGTTTTTCGACCTCGCATAACATATTTATATCATGAGATAGCTTTATTCAGCACAATTTCATACATCTCGCCCATGTTCTTAAAGCCATCCTTTGGAGCGCATTTACCGCAGTCCCCGCCGCAGCCTTTGCTGCAGCAGGAAACATCTACCCTGCGAATTATTCCCATGTGTTCAAGATACTCAATTTGTCTTTTTACATCCTCAACTGTCGTGTGAAGCTCCATTGCCAGAAGCTTTTCAGTTCTGGCATGTCCATCACTTAATAATGCAATTAAATCCTTCATAATTAATCTCCGTAAAAAACAAAATCAGAATATAAGCAGTCCAATACGATAAGCTACCGCTGCCAAAAGAAGTGCTGTAAAAGTGTAATAAAGAGCTATTCTGGTAGTCCATTTAACTGAATAAGTCTCCTGGAATGTAGCTGCAAGAGCCACGACACATGGCATATTGAAGGTCATTGCAAAGATAAAGGCAAGTGCTTCAGCTTTAGATACATTTGTAAGAAGTATTTCGTTCAGATTAGATGCTGCTCCGGCTCCGCTCATGGCAGCATTGAAGGCTGCTGAAAGATTTCCACCTGTGTAGAGTGCGCTGATAACACCTATCGCACCTTCTTTTCCAACAGCAGATGCAATAAAAGCTATAAACAGCTGCCATCCAAGACCGAAAATCTTGGTAACAGGTTCAATTGCTGTTCCGATGCGATACAGAATCGGCTGTGATCCGGGTACAAAAGTATAGCTCAGAAGCCAGAACACACCACATACCAAAATGACAACGCTTGTTACACGCTTAAATGTGTCTCCCGTTCTTCCAAGAACATAACGAAGAAGTGCCCCCAGCTTAGGCTTATGATAAGGTGGAAGTTCCATTATCATTCCATATCTGTCATTTTTCTGAACCAGTTTTCTACCGAATATTTTCGCTGTAACCCACATATGCAGGATCATTGTAAGAAGAATTGCAACTATCACAAGCACCGCTCCCGGGCCGAAAAATACAGCCGAAAGCATAGGAATTACAGCCCATGCTGCTCCGCAAGGAACTGCCCATGCAAGTGCAATTGTAAGAACCTTCTGGCCCCAATTATCGATTACTCTTGCTCCTGCCGCACCTCCCATGGTGCATCCAAAGCTTACAAGAAATGGCATAACAGATTTTCCCTGAAGCCCAAGTTTTCCCATGGTATTATCAAAGACATAAGAGATGCGGGCCATAACGCCGACTTCTTCAAGGAGTCCAAAAACCAGAGTAACCCCAAAAACAAATCCCAGCATCTGGACTATATAGCTGAATGATTGGATAAGAACTGTGCATATAAGCTGAACCAGAATGTCCGGAGATCCTGCTGAACTAAGTGCAGCTGCGACAGGAGTTTTTAACGCGGCAATCCCCTGCCCTATTCCCATAAAGGGAAGTGCCGGAATAAACGAAGCAATAAGACCAAGCAGTACTGTTAAGATAACAGCAGGCTTACCCCATATCCTGCTTAGATATATCTGATCGAGCTTTCCAAGAGCAATACTTTCTTTTTGGGAAGTAACACTGCCATCGAGTATCTCATCAATCCATCTGAATTTACTGCTTCCTGTAGCTATCGCTCCCTGACTGTTATTACAGATATTCTGAACTTTTTTATAATCCTCTAAAGAAAGCCGGGCCTTTAGCATTGAAAGAACCTGCTTGTCACCTTCAAGAGCCTTTACAGAAAGCCACATGGTTGTAAAACCGCTGATAATTCCTTCAGGGATTATTTCTTTTAACTCACTATAACCTTCAATTTTCTCATACTCAGCCTCAAGAGCTTTTACATTTATCCTGGATTTCTCCTTTACAGCTCTCTCCATAGTTTCATAATACGGTTCATATTTCTTGCCTTCAGTAGCAGAAAATAGAAGTACCGGAATTCCAATCTTTTTCTCAATGGATTTTACGTCTATGGTTTTTCCCTGATCTGCAGCCACATCTGCCATGTTAAGCACAAGAAAGCTTGGCACATCAATACCTGCATAATCAGCTGTCATGAAAAGACTTCTCTCAAGCTGGGAGCTGTCTGCAAGAATGCATACCACGTCTGCTTTTCCGGATGCGATATAATCTCTTGTAATCAGTTCTTCGTCAGAATTGGCCGTAAGGCTGTAAGAACCGGGAAGGTCGGCAATAGCGCACTCCATTCCTTTATAGATAAAGCTACCTTCTTTCTTTTCAACTGTCTTACCTGGCCAGTTGCCAACATGCTGTCTAAGTCCTGTAAGCGCATTAAAAAGAGTCGATTTACCTGAATTTGGCTGTCCCAGAAGGGCTATTGTTGCACTGCTCATCCTGCCACCTCCGTAACCTCAATTCCCATACACTCTTTCCTGTTAAGCGCAATAAGGGTATCCCTTGAATAGATAAGCATAGGTCTGTTCTTATCGTTTCTGATAACCCTGATACTGCACCCCGGTGTAAGACCGATGGATGTGATCCTACTCATAAATCTCTCGTCACCTGTCAGTTTTTCAACAACCGCCCGGCTGTCCTTTCCAAGTTCGCTTAAGCTCATACTCTCCCTCCTTACAAATTGCAGATTTTTTCAATAATACATGTTAGCACTGGCTAACCTTCATATCAATGCCATTATCTGATAATAATTTTCAGGAAGCATAGTTTCATTCTGACAGTCTGTATATTTCATCGCAGCAACAATCTATAAATTCTTCATCATGGGTTACCACTATGACTATCTTTCCTTTATTTCTCAGTTTTTTTAAAAAATCCGCACATAAAAGCATGTTTTTGTAGTCAAGTCCGCTTGTAGGTTCATCAAAAAGAAGGATTTCTTTATTCATCATAAGGCTTACTGCTATGGCAAGCCTTTGCTTCTGACCTCCGGAGAGTGTGTTCGGATGTCTGTTCTTAAATTCCAGAAGATTCATTTCCTCCAGAGTTTTCTCGGCAATCTCCCTACTAATTTTATCCGTTCCGAGAGTGCACTCATTATAAACCGAGTCTGAAAAAAGCTGGTAATTCACATCCTGCATTACCATAAAGGCTTTTTTCTTAAGCTCTTTAGAAGAAATCTCTTTCTTATTAAGTAAAATAGCACCGCTACTGCTCTTTATAAGGCCACCCTGTCCTCTGCTGATGCAGAATTATTGAGTAGCCTCGGTCTTTATATCAATGACCATTATGCAGATAAAATCTCAATTGATTCTTTATCTAAAATAGCCTGTATGGGCACAACCAAACTCAAAAGTGCCTTTAAAACATATTATGGAATGACCGTAGCAGACTATATACAAAAGGTACGCATTGACCATGCGGAGCATCTTCTGGCATATACTGATCTTCCTGTCTCCGAAGTTGCAAAAGCAGTTGGTTATGTATCTCCGGGACACTTTGCAGAACTTTTCAGCAATTCCAAAGGTTTGTTACCCTTAAGCTATAGAAAGGCGTTTCAAAAAAACACGTAGCGCGTACCGTTTAGTCCACATCTTTCAATATTTAGCATTTCTCCTCATGTAGTGGTCTGATTACTTCTTAAAAAATATCTGTAATGCATGGTACATATGCAGTTGCCATGCCTTCATGTCATGGACACCCCCGGGTATGATAAAGAAATCATAGTTCTTGCCCTGTTCAAGGTACTTGCTCTCTGCTACTGCTCTGCCCATAATGTCTTTATGCTCCTCAAAAGCAATGTCTGCATCACCGTTCGCGCAGAACATGTAATCAAGCTCATAGCCGTTTTTATGGCCATTTTCAAGTGTCTCGCAGATTCTCTTAACCTCCAGGTCGTGATCACCAAAAGGACCGCAGCAGCCGGAGAAGGGTCCGTACCATGAAAACAGGTCAAAATTATTGTAAAAAGCAGCTCTGTAGGTCGTCATGGATCCTAGGGAAAGACCGGCAAAAGCTCTGTGGGAGCGGGTTTTTATAAGGTTTTCCTCCGATACATCACCCTCAGTAAAGGTTGAGTACCTGCTCTCGATACCCGGCACAAGATCCTTTCTTATCTCATGTCTGAAATTTTCGCAGCGTCCCTCATCATGTGTATTCTTGTCATCCTCACCGTGATAGAAAGTGGGAGTGACAACTATACAAGGCTCGCATAGCTTCTTCTCAATCATATTATCAAGGATTGTCACGGTGTCAGGGAACATCTTTAGCCACCATTCCTCAGTAAATCCGCCACCATGAAGCAGATATAGTACATTGTATTTTACTGACTTATCATATCCATAAGGAAGATAAACAAAGGCACCCTTGTGAAGAGGCTTATTCTCCTCGTCATAAGTAAAAGTGTCATATTCAAAACGCTCTACTGTCCCCTTTTTGTCTGTCTCTACCATCATTTCCGCAGGCATTTCAAAAACATAATCCATTATAAAGTTCTCCTCCATCTATAAACGCATGTTTTTATCTGACTCATACCGTTCTGTTACATGCACCGTAACAAGTCATGTTTCTCATTTTTGAACGGTACCGCGCTAATTATAACAGTCTGAATCACCGCTCACTAACAGATTATTGCTCAGTTTTTTACTACTTTTGCCACTTTTTATTCCCGCAAATTTAAGCCTTTCTTAATATCTTTAGTATTTCGTATAACATGATGTAGGTGCCAAAAGTCACATTTATACGTGACCTTGACATGTATTTTGAACATTGATAACTGAATAAAACTATGTTTGATGACAGATTTCCTTATTGAGGAGCATATTCATCCCCTTTATTACCGTCATTCCATAACCAATGCCCGGCATTTCGATTTACCTTTAATAAACCGCATCAGTTTGGCGAAATTTTGGGCACCAACTTTAAAGCCAAAGCGGTATTTTGTCTTTAGCTTTCCACGGACAGGCATTTTATCAACGCCATATTTATTTCTGAG
Above is a genomic segment from Butyrivibrio sp. AE3004 containing:
- a CDS encoding ATP-binding cassette domain-containing protein, which produces MSRGQGGLIKSSSGAILLNKKEISSKELKKKAFMVMQDVNYQLFSDSVYNECTLGTDKISREIAEKTLEEMNLLEFKNRHPNTLSGGQKQRLAIAVSLMMNKEILLFDEPTSGLDYKNMLLCADFLKKLRNKGKIVIVVTHDEEFIDCCCDEIYRLSE
- the feoB gene encoding ferrous iron transport protein B yields the protein MSSATIALLGQPNSGKSTLFNALTGLRQHVGNWPGKTVEKKEGSFIYKGMECAIADLPGSYSLTANSDEELITRDYIASGKADVVCILADSSQLERSLFMTADYAGIDVPSFLVLNMADVAADQGKTIDVKSIEKKIGIPVLLFSATEGKKYEPYYETMERAVKEKSRINVKALEAEYEKIEGYSELKEIIPEGIISGFTTMWLSVKALEGDKQVLSMLKARLSLEDYKKVQNICNNSQGAIATGSSKFRWIDEILDGSVTSQKESIALGKLDQIYLSRIWGKPAVILTVLLGLIASFIPALPFMGIGQGIAALKTPVAAALSSAGSPDILVQLICTVLIQSFSYIVQMLGFVFGVTLVFGLLEEVGVMARISYVFDNTMGKLGLQGKSVMPFLVSFGCTMGGAAGARVIDNWGQKVLTIALAWAVPCGAAWAVIPMLSAVFFGPGAVLVIVAILLTMILHMWVTAKIFGRKLVQKNDRYGMIMELPPYHKPKLGALLRYVLGRTGDTFKRVTSVVILVCGVFWLLSYTFVPGSQPILYRIGTAIEPVTKIFGLGWQLFIAFIASAVGKEGAIGVISALYTGGNLSAAFNAAMSGAGAASNLNEILLTNVSKAEALAFIFAMTFNMPCVVALAATFQETYSVKWTTRIALYYTFTALLLAAVAYRIGLLIF
- a CDS encoding helix-turn-helix domain-containing protein, translated to MSSLGLYINDHYADKISIDSLSKIACMGTTKLKSAFKTYYGMTVADYIQKVRIDHAEHLLAYTDLPVSEVAKAVGYVSPGHFAELFSNSKGLLPLSYRKAFQKNT
- a CDS encoding ATP-binding protein: MKRWLIITINLLIMGFILFFIIGYANTKAEESNKNEIIAFEKMTMTTSQIIANYLEDEQHLCDIWANYINRSAENDTPMTTEDAISYIRKAKISPEIEGHLIFLDSPEREGISTTGKVSDPDTYTVSYKKIAIFDNIETEKATKDVVGLTRAYTNPMNGVQSIAFLNNVTVLDKENNELKKGLLMRVVPLSRLEQKLVFLKGEYENVEISLIDKEGNYVVHGKSFKNSNFFEYYKSYNAATAGEYEHVIKEIAGGTGVMTIKNFKKEDCILSYTPLETMTTWFLLAYIPVNDLVASRSIDWLLLGIATLGFLILLMFNSAVMMTYNRKLSEAAKQANQANEAKSNFLSTMSHDIRTPMNAILGLNEMVLRDCRDENIRMYSESIRTAGNTLLGIINDILDFSKIEAGKMEIINVDYYFASLLNDLVNMVQKKAEDKGLSLKLNIDRNIPTVLNGDEIRIKQVIINILSNAVKYTKQGYITFSINSYKPEDKPDSIILKISVEDTGIGIKPEDLDKLFVAFERIEEKRNRNIEGTGLGMTIVQRFLDMMGSHLEVQSEYGKGSVFSFELEQKVVKWDPIGDFEEAFRRSSSERATYHEKFTAPCARVLVVDDTTVNLTVFVNLLKRTGLRIDTAESGDECISLFKNNHYDVIFLDHMMPDKDGIETLTEMKELTNTPNEGTPVICLTANAISGMREMYTNVGFDDYLTKPIDAERLEMMLLQYLPKDKVNTVSDKDDAVDNEKDNREDNTEDNELPGFLYDINELDLDSGLEYCGDAEDYIMALTTYMSSAEKRAEEIENYWKAGDIQNTTIKVHGLKSALRMVGALELGEFAASLEKAGNSGDSEMLDKELFGLLARHRQLAKELEPLNDLQE
- a CDS encoding FeoA family protein; translation: MSLSELGKDSRAVVEKLTGDERFMSRITSIGLTPGCSIRVIRNDKNRPMLIYSRDTLIALNRKECMGIEVTEVAG
- a CDS encoding FeoC-like transcriptional regulator; translated protein: MKDLIALLSDGHARTEKLLAMELHTTVEDVKRQIEYLEHMGIIRRVDVSCCSKGCGGDCGKCAPKDGFKNMGEMYEIVLNKAIS
- a CDS encoding alpha/beta fold hydrolase, encoding MQFEEMGNMSGKTLMLLPGTCCDWQTNFGTVIPDLSEKYHLICVNYDGFDGSDNIFPDMITVTEKIENYINEHHAGRIDGAIGSSLGSSFVGQLVMRRNVHIDHAIFGSPDLDQSGKISAKLQSMLVVPLLTSFTGNKEKRNKSKEKLKKIFEMDDENAEKFMNCFSKFNPQSIKNEYYTDLLTHLEEDISVEHTKAHFIYANKMGEKYLKRYKKYFHDPEIREFDMQHEQWLFGGKKYAEPVLKAIDEFMEMPI
- a CDS encoding ABC transporter substrate-binding protein, which gives rise to MKKKLRLLFSLSMTVMLLLQGCGGQKKEDSAFVPKYDKDTEFSLTVAGSYGNFESLEAEFERFYEYYPSANLQYVTMDDYNNVISSALVSSEPPDIFMTNSGMIGNEMYDSMFKSCEVLSDSSANIDYSCIRDSLIRTTDSGDVVMLPIFTTSYGMLVNMDIFEKEGLEVPTNFNELMKACAKLKSAGYESPMMGADKFTGSGLFNCFAYPMFAYNIIKNSDKVDALNNFEPSSGELMRPALERLYEFVNSDCIDVAKCQEEIIDEYDSVIMRFFEGDVPMMFATGDVVSGTAKRESKSEAFSAHPFKYRFFTAPAGDDGGYFINSISVCFSVNSHSRNIDMANEFMRFLISKEELGNMAGLKRLITPVDDYSTDELYSALSDIPSDRSFSDKETGLLDPAVRQFRAAIYAVGNGEMTVDEAVSAYGNIPEE
- a CDS encoding lectin like domain-containing protein, with translation MHNEKEGDNVFEMEDDSVLEYVAAMTGDMDATVTAKIFMLNEDAEKPTDGVLLDSVTETFNFAGYHRIKLNDNLVLRKGTCISIVISENVPVEGGVKYALVNSSSLNKAGAKAFNEIHESDGMSIMRYAKAVVNPGESYISFDIEKWTDWTDAIAVFAKKESNQYMAYDNLPIKAYLYPLEEVENVHDLSDKIPAVGGQAAVCPEDGYILLEITGE
- a CDS encoding alpha/beta hydrolase, which gives rise to MDYVFEMPAEMMVETDKKGTVERFEYDTFTYDEENKPLHKGAFVYLPYGYDKSVKYNVLYLLHGGGFTEEWWLKMFPDTVTILDNMIEKKLCEPCIVVTPTFYHGEDDKNTHDEGRCENFRHEIRKDLVPGIESRYSTFTEGDVSEENLIKTRSHRAFAGLSLGSMTTYRAAFYNNFDLFSWYGPFSGCCGPFGDHDLEVKRICETLENGHKNGYELDYMFCANGDADIAFEEHKDIMGRAVAESKYLEQGKNYDFFIIPGGVHDMKAWQLHMYHALQIFFKK